The proteins below come from a single Serratia ficaria genomic window:
- a CDS encoding cysteine hydrolase family protein has translation MKKLIACGALTLSMAASGLGFAADAQTAPTIRTLSGAQATQSLPANATALLVIDFQNEYFIGKMPIPDGLKALKHTQRLVAFAHRHHMPVFFVRHLGPANGPLFAEGSQFAAFHPDLQPAAGDKVITKATPSSFVGTDLDRQLKQAGVRQLIVSGLMTHMCVSSTARDAVPLGYQVIIPADATATRSLATWDHQVVSHADLQRAALAGVADVFAEIMSTDRVLALPVN, from the coding sequence ATGAAAAAACTGATTGCCTGCGGTGCGTTGACGCTGTCGATGGCGGCCTCCGGCCTCGGCTTCGCCGCCGACGCGCAAACGGCGCCGACCATCCGCACCCTGAGCGGCGCCCAGGCCACTCAAAGCCTGCCGGCCAACGCCACGGCGTTGCTGGTGATTGATTTCCAGAATGAATACTTTATCGGCAAGATGCCGATCCCCGACGGCCTCAAGGCGTTAAAGCATACCCAGCGGCTGGTGGCGTTCGCCCATCGGCATCATATGCCGGTATTCTTCGTGCGCCATCTTGGCCCGGCCAACGGCCCGCTGTTCGCCGAAGGCAGCCAGTTCGCCGCGTTCCATCCGGACCTGCAGCCCGCCGCCGGGGATAAGGTGATTACCAAAGCGACGCCCAGCTCGTTTGTCGGCACCGATCTGGATCGGCAGTTAAAACAGGCGGGCGTCAGGCAGCTGATCGTCAGCGGCTTGATGACTCACATGTGCGTTTCCTCGACGGCGCGCGATGCGGTGCCGCTGGGGTATCAGGTGATTATTCCGGCGGACGCCACCGCCACCCGCAGTCTGGCGACCTGGGACCATCAGGTGGTGAGCCATGCGGACCTGCAGCGCGCCGCGTTGGCCGGCGTCGCCGACGTGTTCGCCGAAATCATGAGCACCGATCGGGTGCTGGCGCTGCCGGTAAACTAA
- a CDS encoding AraC family transcriptional regulator — MHKSFTLSHTDNIELNLYQYGEENCAKGHSFGPAVRRHYLFHYVISGHGVLHSEFGAFPVAAGEGFLIYPQDVTTYCADPRDPWHYMWLEVDGLIAGKMFEECRLSRRAPVYRPAEYGDEPDTLRYLRQIIAQGERHRLTAIGLCYLFFSALVTSTPQGAAERQSDRAQHLRKAVKYLENRYHEPLTVAGLAAYCNLNRSHLCRLFKQEFGVGPKEYLLKLRMNIAVSLLCNSQTAIKVVGISVGYENQLHFSKAFKQVYGLSPAKWRLQNQPA; from the coding sequence ATGCACAAGAGTTTTACCCTGAGCCACACCGATAACATCGAACTGAACCTGTATCAGTACGGCGAGGAAAATTGCGCGAAAGGACACAGCTTCGGCCCCGCCGTGCGGCGGCACTATCTATTTCATTATGTGATAAGCGGCCACGGCGTTCTGCACAGCGAATTCGGCGCGTTTCCGGTTGCCGCCGGCGAAGGTTTCCTGATCTATCCGCAGGATGTCACCACCTATTGCGCCGACCCGCGGGATCCCTGGCACTACATGTGGCTGGAGGTGGACGGGCTGATCGCCGGCAAGATGTTCGAAGAGTGCCGCCTGAGCCGCCGCGCCCCGGTTTACCGCCCCGCAGAGTACGGCGATGAGCCCGATACCCTGCGCTATCTGCGGCAAATCATCGCGCAGGGCGAGCGCCACCGCTTGACGGCAATCGGCCTGTGCTACCTGTTTTTCTCCGCGCTGGTGACCAGCACGCCGCAGGGCGCCGCCGAGCGGCAGAGCGACCGCGCGCAGCACCTGCGCAAGGCGGTGAAATACCTTGAAAACCGCTACCATGAGCCGCTGACCGTCGCAGGCCTGGCCGCCTACTGCAATCTCAACCGCAGCCACCTGTGTCGGCTGTTCAAACAGGAGTTCGGCGTCGGGCCCAAGGAGTATCTGCTGAAACTGCGCATGAACATCGCCGTCAGCCTGCTGTGCAACAGCCAGACGGCGATCAAAGTGGTCGGCATTTCGGTGGGTTATGAAAACCAGCTGCACTTCTCCAAGGCCTTCAAGCAGGTGTATGGCCTGTCGCCCGCCAAATGGCGGCTGCAGAATCAGCCGGCCTGA
- a CDS encoding EmmdR/YeeO family multidrug/toxin efflux MATE transporter — MNLYAALRQRVENTPWYAKRKSYRVLFWREITPLAVPIFMENACVLLMGVLSTFLVSWIGKEAMAGVGLADSFNMVIIAFFAAVDLGTTVVVAFSLGKRDRKRARAAARQSLVLMTLVSLLLAAGIHLAGERIIDVIAGAATPQVKALALSYLQTTVWSYPAAAIALIGSGALRGAGNTKIPLLINGGMNILNIIISSILIYGMLGWDGLGFVGAGLGLTISRYIGAAAIIYVLMIGFNPALHITLKSYFTPLKLNILWEVLGIGIPASIESVLFNGGKLLTQMFVAGMGTNVIAGNFIAFSIASLINLPGNALGSASTIIVGRRLGKGQIGQAERQLRHIFWLSTLGLTAIAWGTAPLAGVFAAFYTQQDDVKEVVKVLIWLNAAFMPIWAASWVLPAGLKGARDARFAMWVSMLGMWGCRVVAGYTLGIVLGMGVVGVWLGMFFDWAVRGALFYWRMVSGRWLQKYPRVKRAAAQERPGG; from the coding sequence TTGAATTTATATGCCGCACTGCGCCAGCGCGTGGAAAACACGCCCTGGTACGCCAAACGCAAGAGCTACCGGGTGCTGTTCTGGCGCGAAATCACGCCGCTGGCGGTGCCGATCTTTATGGAGAACGCCTGCGTTCTGCTGATGGGGGTGCTGAGCACCTTCCTGGTCAGTTGGATCGGCAAGGAAGCCATGGCCGGCGTCGGGCTGGCGGACAGCTTCAATATGGTGATCATCGCCTTCTTCGCCGCGGTGGATCTGGGCACCACCGTGGTGGTGGCCTTCAGCCTGGGCAAGCGGGATCGCAAAAGGGCGCGGGCGGCGGCGCGCCAGTCGCTGGTGCTGATGACCCTGGTCTCGCTGCTGTTGGCGGCGGGCATTCACCTGGCGGGCGAGCGGATTATCGACGTCATCGCCGGGGCGGCCACGCCGCAGGTCAAGGCGTTGGCGCTGTCTTACCTGCAAACCACGGTGTGGAGCTACCCGGCGGCGGCGATTGCGCTGATCGGCAGCGGCGCGCTGCGCGGGGCGGGCAACACCAAAATTCCGCTGCTGATCAACGGCGGCATGAACATTCTCAATATCATCATCAGCAGCATACTGATTTACGGCATGCTGGGCTGGGACGGGTTGGGCTTTGTCGGCGCCGGGCTGGGGCTGACCATTTCGCGCTATATCGGCGCCGCCGCGATTATTTACGTGCTGATGATCGGGTTTAATCCGGCGCTGCACATCACGCTGAAAAGCTATTTTACCCCGCTGAAGCTGAATATCCTGTGGGAGGTGCTGGGGATCGGCATACCCGCCAGCATCGAATCGGTATTGTTCAACGGCGGTAAACTGCTGACCCAGATGTTTGTCGCCGGGATGGGCACCAACGTCATCGCCGGCAATTTTATCGCCTTCTCCATCGCTTCGCTGATCAACCTGCCGGGCAATGCGCTGGGATCGGCGTCGACCATCATCGTGGGCCGGCGGCTGGGCAAAGGGCAGATCGGCCAGGCGGAACGCCAGCTGCGCCACATCTTTTGGCTGTCGACCCTCGGGCTGACGGCCATTGCCTGGGGCACCGCGCCGCTGGCCGGGGTGTTCGCCGCCTTTTATACCCAACAGGATGACGTGAAAGAGGTGGTGAAGGTGCTGATTTGGCTCAACGCCGCCTTTATGCCGATCTGGGCCGCCTCCTGGGTACTGCCCGCCGGGTTGAAGGGCGCGCGCGACGCCCGTTTCGCCATGTGGGTGTCGATGCTGGGCATGTGGGGTTGCCGGGTGGTGGCCGGCTATACGCTGGGCATCGTGCTGGGCATGGGCGTGGTGGGGGTGTGGCTCGGCATGTTCTTCGACTGGGCGGTGCGCGGCGCGCTGTTCTATTGGCGCATGGTCAGCGGCCGCTGGCTGCAGAAATATCCGCGGGTTAAAAGGGCGGCCGCGCAAGAGCGGCCCGGCGGCTGA